The following proteins are co-located in the Colletotrichum lupini chromosome 4, complete sequence genome:
- a CDS encoding replication factor A protein 3, giving the protein MAEATSTPRITAQYLDNYVGRNVMLIGKVLQLRGDSAVLDADGNVTAILNRDVYLTNGNGAQIIGKVNPDLSIKVLTSRDLGPGVDYQLAAAVPSGRVYGRNQFNIPAPSQPARITPRAPVTRPATTTTTTANSTQLRRQQQHPPQHDYERQQQQQQTPPPTQRRPPRYIPPTPTPPSPNLTRYRSTTPIPLTHPPSPQTQKRHASTIQASQQPRQHDRDYRQSSTVNHDKRTGLPYRPSRTPVRPPTPPSPDIPTWPSFASSTPELTSTSKHPQIKASSEISSRIVKARKGREVEEGKLGRQRSKPGEPEVEVKEVVLDDDSELLGAILDGIGRMAVGTVAMRMDDAGRWRIRRDPGEDSDWYPVMLLSGVAGNAQSGTGLIGGPLCRT; this is encoded by the exons ATGGCCGAAGCGACCTCGACCCCGCGCATCACGGCGCAGTACCTCGACAACTACGTCGGTCGCAACGTCATGCTCATTGGCAAGGTCTTGCAGCTGCGTGGTGATTCTGCCGTTCTTGACGCGGACGGAAACGTCACTGCAATTCTCAATCGC GATGTGTACCTCACCAATGGTAACGGTGCTCAGATCATCGGCAAGGTCAATCCTGATCTGTCCATCAAAGTCCTTACCTCCCGCGATCTGGGACCCGGTGTTG ACTACCAGCTCGCTGCGGCCGTA CCGTCTGGGCGTGTATACGGGCGCAACCAGTTCAACATTCCCGCACCCAGTCAACCCGCGCGCATTACGCCCCGAGCTCCCGTGACCCGGCCGGCGACGACCACCACAACCACGGCGAACTCCACTCAGCTGCGCAGACAGCAACAGCACCCTCCCCAGCATGATTATGAgagacagcagcagcagcagcaaacaCCACCTCCCACTCAACGTCGACCGCCCCGATATATCCCGCCCACGCCAACCCCACCTTCCCCCAACCTGACGCGGTACCGATCAACTACCCCTATCCCTTTAACTCACCCCCCATCACCCCAGACCCAGAAGCGTCATGCCTCCACCATTCAGGCATCTCAGCAACCCCGCCAACATGATCGAGACTACCGACAATCTTCAACCGTGAACCACGACAAGAGGACAGGTCTCCCCTACCGCCCTTCTCGCACACCAGTCCGACCTCCAACACCGCCATCACCAGACATACCCACGTGGCCAAGCTTCGCCTCGTCAACGCCCGAACTTACCTCCACCTCAAAGCATCCGCAGATCAAGGCTTCTTCTGAGATCTCCAGTAGGATCGTCAAAGCCAGGAAGGGGCGAGAGGTTGAGGAAGGCAAACTTGGTCGGCAGAGGTCGAAACCAGGGGAGCCGGAAGTGGAGGTCAAGGAAGTTGTCCTCGACGACGACTCGGAGCTCTTGGGCGCTATTTTGGACGGTATCGGACGTATGGCGGTCGGCACCGTCGCTATGCGCATGGATGATGCAGGGCGGTGGAGGATTCGCCGTGACCCGGGGGAGGACAGTGATTGGTATCCCGTTATGCTACTCTCGGGCGTTGCGGGTAATGCGCAGTCGGGGACGGGCCTGATAGGTGGCCCTCTTTGCAGAACATAA